The proteins below are encoded in one region of Planctopirus limnophila DSM 3776:
- the rplW gene encoding 50S ribosomal protein L23, translating to MAIVPKSGVVLESYQVILKPLITEKGTYLSSKRNAYTFQVNPLATKFDIKKAVEELFSVKVEKVRTQNRVGKPRRHRMKLGYRSAWKKAIVTLNNDDRIAFF from the coding sequence ATGGCCATTGTTCCTAAGTCTGGTGTAGTGCTCGAGTCATATCAGGTGATCCTGAAGCCGCTCATTACGGAAAAGGGAACTTATCTTTCGTCTAAGCGTAATGCCTACACGTTCCAGGTGAATCCGCTGGCCACGAAATTTGATATCAAGAAGGCTGTTGAAGAGCTTTTTTCAGTTAAGGTTGAGAAGGTTCGCACTCAGAATCGAGTTGGTAAGCCACGTCGGCATCGTATGAAGCTGGGTTATAGATCTGCCTGGAAGAAGGCAATTGTGACTCTCAACAATGACGACCGCATTGCTTTCTTTTAG
- the rplB gene encoding 50S ribosomal protein L2 has product MGVRFYKPTSAGRRGGMVSDFSEITDRKKKPEKSLVVPYKKTGGRNFQGKITSRHIGGGHKKMYRLIDFKRNKDNVTGVVTHIEYDPNRTCRIALVQYEDGEKRYILAPEGLAAGSKIMSANDGLEPIVGNCMPLEKIPTGTSVHNVELQPGRGGQLCRSAGVSAVVNARESGWAQITLPSGEVRRVPSSCRATIGVLGNGEHMNIVIGKAGRVRWMGKRPYVRGSAMNPIAHPMGGGEGRRSGGRHPVSPTGKLAKGGRTRNPRKTSRNAIVRRRKSVRYGQLKL; this is encoded by the coding sequence ATGGGTGTCCGTTTTTACAAGCCCACAAGTGCCGGTCGTCGCGGTGGCATGGTCAGTGATTTCTCCGAAATCACCGATCGTAAGAAGAAGCCTGAGAAGTCTCTTGTAGTCCCTTACAAGAAGACCGGTGGTCGCAACTTCCAGGGCAAAATCACCAGTCGGCATATTGGTGGCGGCCATAAAAAGATGTACCGCCTGATTGACTTCAAGCGGAATAAGGACAACGTCACGGGAGTCGTGACACACATCGAATACGATCCTAACCGAACATGCCGTATTGCTCTCGTGCAGTATGAAGATGGCGAGAAGCGATATATCCTTGCTCCTGAAGGTCTGGCGGCGGGTTCCAAGATCATGAGTGCGAACGACGGCCTGGAGCCGATCGTTGGCAATTGCATGCCCTTGGAGAAGATCCCCACGGGAACGTCTGTTCATAATGTCGAATTGCAGCCTGGTCGTGGCGGGCAGCTTTGTCGCAGTGCGGGTGTTTCCGCAGTTGTGAATGCTCGTGAGTCGGGTTGGGCTCAGATTACATTGCCCTCAGGTGAAGTGCGCCGCGTGCCGTCATCATGCAGGGCTACCATTGGTGTGCTCGGTAATGGTGAGCACATGAACATTGTTATCGGGAAAGCTGGTCGTGTTCGCTGGATGGGCAAGCGGCCCTACGTTCGCGGCAGTGCCATGAATCCGATTGCTCACCCGATGGGTGGTGGTGAAGGTCGCCGTTCTGGTGGCCGTCACCCAGTCAGTCCGACTGGAAAGTTGGCCAAGGGTGGACGGACTCGTAATCCTCGGAAGACCAGCCGTAACGCAATTGTTCGCCGTCGTAAGTCTGTGCGTTATGGTCAGTTGAAGCTTTGA
- the rpsS gene encoding 30S ribosomal protein S19 produces the protein MSRSSKKGPYVDEKLLKKIEKLVVAGKKEPIKTWARRSTISPEFVGHTFLVHNGKQHLSVYVTEEMVGHKLGEFSLTRIFRGHGGKGNK, from the coding sequence ATGAGTCGTTCATCGAAAAAGGGCCCGTACGTCGATGAAAAGCTTCTCAAGAAGATTGAGAAGTTAGTCGTCGCCGGCAAGAAAGAACCCATTAAGACCTGGGCTCGTCGCTCCACAATCAGCCCTGAGTTTGTGGGACATACCTTTCTTGTTCACAATGGCAAGCAACATCTTTCGGTCTATGTGACAGAAGAGATGGTCGGTCATAAGCTGGGTGAATTCTCCCTGACGCGTATCTTCCGTGGTCACGGTGGCAAGGGTAACAAGTAG
- the rplV gene encoding 50S ribosomal protein L22 has protein sequence MRYQAVHKFARIAPTKVRHLADLIRGQFAGQGLTTLRYMPHRGARMLEKVLSSAIANAEDRGERVPESLRIIECKVDGGPMFKRIQPHARGMGFVIRKRFSHITIAIGSIESPVAGQ, from the coding sequence ATGCGTTACCAGGCTGTTCACAAATTCGCTCGTATTGCACCAACCAAGGTTCGTCATCTCGCGGATCTGATTCGTGGGCAGTTTGCTGGGCAGGGTTTAACGACCCTCAGGTACATGCCTCATCGTGGTGCGAGAATGCTCGAGAAAGTCTTGAGTAGCGCTATTGCCAATGCTGAAGATCGGGGAGAAAGAGTGCCCGAGTCTCTCAGAATTATTGAGTGCAAGGTGGATGGCGGTCCGATGTTCAAGCGGATTCAGCCTCACGCTCGTGGAATGGGGTTTGTGATTCGCAAGCGTTTCTCTCATATCACGATCGCTATTGGATCGATTGAAAGTCCAGTCGCTGGTCAGTAG
- the rpsC gene encoding 30S ribosomal protein S3 — protein sequence MGQKVRPTGFRVGIVEDWRSRWYATKKEFGDLLIEDQKIRRFIKTKYEFAGIPRIEIERTRDQVIVHLHTARPGIIIGKKGQEVDRLKAELEDLTGRRMELKIVEIHQPHRSAVLVAEDIAQQLVKRGSFRRVMKRSLDQVMESGVEGIKIEMNGRLGGAEMSRTEKAIRGSIPLSTLQKHIDYGLAIAKTTMGVIGVKVWIDLGEYRNEEESYGADAQAGQAPQRAKRSRKR from the coding sequence ATGGGTCAGAAGGTTCGGCCAACAGGCTTTCGAGTGGGGATAGTCGAAGACTGGCGAAGTCGTTGGTACGCGACCAAGAAGGAATTTGGTGATCTGCTCATCGAGGATCAGAAGATCCGGCGATTTATCAAGACAAAGTATGAGTTTGCCGGAATACCAAGGATCGAGATCGAACGAACCCGTGATCAGGTGATTGTCCATCTGCATACGGCTCGTCCTGGTATCATCATTGGTAAGAAGGGCCAGGAAGTTGATCGTTTGAAGGCCGAGCTTGAAGACCTGACGGGTCGTCGGATGGAGCTCAAGATTGTCGAAATTCATCAGCCGCATCGCAGTGCGGTTCTGGTGGCAGAGGATATTGCACAGCAGCTTGTGAAGCGTGGTAGTTTTCGTCGCGTGATGAAGAGATCACTGGATCAGGTGATGGAGTCAGGTGTTGAGGGGATCAAAATCGAGATGAATGGTCGTCTTGGGGGGGCTGAAATGTCCCGCACCGAAAAGGCGATCCGAGGCTCGATTCCTCTTTCAACTCTGCAGAAGCACATCGATTATGGTCTTGCGATTGCTAAGACCACAATGGGTGTCATTGGCGTTAAGGTGTGGATCGACTTGGGCGAATATCGTAACGAGGAAGAGAGCTATGGCGCTGATGCCCAAGCGGGTCAAGCACCGCAAAGAGCAAAGAGGTCGCGTAAAAGGTAA
- the rplP gene encoding 50S ribosomal protein L16, which produces MALMPKRVKHRKEQRGRVKGNATRGIEVSFGDWGLQVLEPGHIRGTTIEACRIAATQYVRGEGKLYIRIFPNKPVTARPLETRMGTGKGEPDHWVAVVRPGKILFELAGVSEEAARECFARVAYKLPLKVRLVGRTIKV; this is translated from the coding sequence ATGGCGCTGATGCCCAAGCGGGTCAAGCACCGCAAAGAGCAAAGAGGTCGCGTAAAAGGTAATGCGACTCGCGGCATCGAGGTGTCGTTTGGCGACTGGGGTCTGCAGGTTCTTGAGCCTGGACACATTCGCGGAACAACTATCGAGGCCTGTCGTATTGCTGCAACGCAATATGTTCGTGGTGAAGGTAAGCTTTACATTCGAATTTTTCCGAACAAGCCTGTCACAGCGCGTCCTTTAGAGACTCGTATGGGTACAGGTAAGGGTGAACCAGACCACTGGGTGGCTGTGGTTCGACCTGGGAAAATTTTGTTTGAACTGGCTGGTGTTTCGGAGGAAGCAGCCCGCGAGTGTTTCGCTCGTGTGGCTTACAAGCTCCCTTTGAAGGTCAGGCTGGTTGGGCGCACGATTAAGGTTTGA
- the rpmC gene encoding 50S ribosomal protein L29, protein MTSARNLREMSAEQLQFQLDEAQKALFDLRCKAASEKLETPSLVRRARREIARIKTVLRLQELAKV, encoded by the coding sequence ATGACAAGTGCCCGTAATCTTCGTGAGATGTCTGCTGAACAATTGCAGTTTCAGTTGGATGAAGCGCAGAAGGCATTGTTTGACCTGCGTTGCAAGGCAGCATCCGAGAAGTTGGAAACTCCCAGTCTTGTTCGTCGAGCCCGACGGGAGATAGCTCGTATTAAGACGGTTCTGCGTCTGCAGGAACTGGCAAAGGTCTAA
- the rpsQ gene encoding 30S ribosomal protein S17, whose product MRKTVIGVVTGDKASKTRRVEVERIFKHPKYGKTVRRRTVCHAHDENNVSRLGDTVEIIESRPMSALKRWALVSVVKTALPTSSDAS is encoded by the coding sequence ATGCGTAAGACAGTCATCGGTGTTGTAACAGGCGATAAGGCGAGTAAAACCCGCCGAGTGGAAGTTGAAAGAATTTTTAAGCATCCGAAGTATGGTAAGACAGTTCGCCGTCGAACTGTTTGCCATGCCCATGACGAGAATAATGTTTCTCGCCTGGGTGACACAGTTGAGATCATTGAGAGTCGACCCATGTCCGCCCTCAAAAGGTGGGCTCTTGTCTCGGTCGTCAAAACAGCATTGCCCACGTCGAGCGATGCTTCCTGA
- the rplN gene encoding 50S ribosomal protein L14: protein MIQMQTMLDVADNTGAKTARCIKVLGSSRKRTATLGDVIVLAVQKALPGSSVKSGSVVKGVVVRVRQPSRRVDGSYVRFDSNAVVIVDNDGNPKGSRIFGAVARELREKRYMKIISLASEVV, encoded by the coding sequence ATGATTCAAATGCAGACTATGCTGGATGTTGCTGACAACACCGGTGCAAAAACTGCGCGCTGCATTAAGGTTCTAGGCAGCTCACGGAAGCGAACTGCGACCTTAGGTGATGTGATTGTCCTGGCGGTTCAGAAGGCATTGCCAGGATCCTCGGTTAAGTCCGGCAGTGTCGTTAAGGGCGTGGTGGTAAGGGTTCGCCAGCCATCCCGTCGTGTTGACGGCAGTTATGTCCGTTTTGATTCAAATGCTGTCGTGATTGTCGATAATGATGGAAATCCTAAGGGATCACGCATTTTTGGTGCCGTGGCCCGTGAGCTTCGTGAGAAGCGATATATGAAGATTATCAGTCTTGCGTCGGAGGTGGTTTAA
- the rplX gene encoding 50S ribosomal protein L24 has translation MRIRKGDMVVVLTGDDASATPRKVLSVVQSGDKVVVEGVNRVFKHVRRGHPKSQQGGRLSREMPVSSSNVAYYCSACGKPTRIGMRLLADGRKERFCKKCDASIGVISPAPKSASVPG, from the coding sequence ATGCGAATTCGCAAGGGTGACATGGTTGTTGTTCTGACGGGTGATGACGCGAGCGCGACACCTCGCAAGGTGTTGTCTGTCGTCCAGTCGGGTGACAAAGTGGTTGTTGAGGGTGTTAATCGTGTTTTCAAGCACGTACGACGTGGGCATCCCAAGAGCCAGCAGGGCGGTCGTTTATCGCGTGAGATGCCAGTTTCATCTTCCAATGTGGCTTACTATTGCAGTGCATGTGGCAAGCCAACTCGGATTGGGATGCGATTACTGGCAGACGGACGCAAAGAGCGTTTCTGCAAAAAGTGTGATGCGTCGATTGGTGTAATCAGTCCTGCTCCAAAAAGTGCATCGGTTCCTGGTTAA
- the rplE gene encoding 50S ribosomal protein L5, translated as MARLMERYRSEILPSLKSELGRENELSLPKLTKVVVSMGLGKAIGERKRLEEAAQHLASITGQKPLITKSRKAVSGFRLREGMEIGCMVTLRGRRMYEFLDRLISLALPRVRDFRGVNPNGFDGHGNYSMGLTEQLVFPEVNPDKVNFVQGMNITMVTTARNNDEGRLLLKKLGIPFRKD; from the coding sequence ATGGCACGGTTGATGGAACGGTATCGTTCTGAGATTCTTCCCTCTCTCAAGTCAGAGTTGGGTCGTGAGAACGAACTGTCGTTGCCAAAATTAACCAAAGTCGTTGTCAGCATGGGCTTGGGTAAGGCCATTGGTGAACGAAAGCGACTGGAAGAGGCTGCTCAGCACCTGGCATCGATTACTGGGCAAAAGCCGTTGATCACGAAATCTCGGAAAGCTGTTTCAGGTTTCCGCCTTCGTGAAGGGATGGAAATTGGTTGTATGGTGACGTTGCGCGGTCGCCGGATGTATGAGTTTCTTGACCGTTTGATTTCTCTGGCTCTCCCCAGAGTGCGTGACTTTCGTGGTGTGAATCCTAATGGATTCGATGGCCACGGAAATTACAGCATGGGTCTTACGGAACAGCTTGTGTTTCCTGAGGTCAATCCGGATAAGGTGAACTTCGTCCAGGGGATGAACATTACCATGGTCACCACCGCCCGTAATAATGATGAAGGAAGGCTCCTGCTGAAAAAGCTGGGTATTCCTTTCCGTAAAGATTAG
- a CDS encoding type Z 30S ribosomal protein S14 — translation MATSAHVAKAKRTPKFSTRSENRCQLCGRPRAVYRKFKICRICFRNLALDGLIPGCKKASW, via the coding sequence ATGGCCACATCAGCACACGTTGCGAAGGCAAAGCGAACCCCTAAGTTCTCGACGCGAAGTGAAAATCGCTGTCAGCTTTGTGGTCGTCCCCGAGCAGTTTATCGTAAGTTCAAGATCTGCCGTATTTGTTTCCGAAATCTGGCACTCGATGGTTTGATTCCCGGCTGCAAAAAAGCGAGCTGGTAA
- the rpsH gene encoding 30S ribosomal protein S8 codes for MMTDPVADMLTRIRNAVACERPFVDIPYSREKAAIAAVLQREGYVWESEVIEGQPRSTLRISLKYGPSGERVVQQIKRISKPGCRVYAGVDDLPNVLQGLGIAIVSTSKGVLSNREARKQRLGGEVICTVW; via the coding sequence ATGATGACCGATCCTGTGGCTGACATGTTGACTCGAATTCGCAATGCCGTAGCTTGCGAGCGCCCTTTCGTGGATATTCCTTATTCACGCGAAAAGGCTGCTATCGCTGCTGTGTTGCAGCGCGAGGGGTACGTTTGGGAGTCGGAAGTCATCGAAGGGCAGCCCCGTTCTACATTAAGGATCAGTCTGAAGTACGGTCCAAGTGGTGAGCGGGTTGTTCAGCAGATCAAGCGGATCAGCAAGCCGGGTTGTCGAGTCTACGCGGGTGTTGACGATCTTCCCAATGTTCTCCAGGGCTTGGGGATTGCGATTGTCTCCACCAGCAAGGGTGTGCTGAGTAATCGAGAAGCACGCAAGCAGCGACTTGGTGGTGAGGTTATTTGCACTGTCTGGTAG
- the rplF gene encoding 50S ribosomal protein L6, translating to MSRIGKKPVAIPAGVTVQVAGDKLSVKGKVGELSLTVHPKITVRVDAGQVLVERPDDTRESRALHGLTRALVNNMVVGVDKPWEKKLEIQGVGYQAALAGKTLTLQVGFANAIKLDVPTGVSCVLADPTHITVSGADRQAVGQFAANIRRVRPPEPYKGKGVRYSDERVRRKSGKAMS from the coding sequence ATGTCTCGTATCGGTAAAAAACCAGTTGCTATTCCCGCTGGAGTTACAGTCCAGGTCGCGGGGGATAAGCTCTCAGTCAAGGGGAAGGTAGGCGAACTTTCGCTCACCGTTCATCCGAAGATCACTGTCCGCGTAGACGCAGGTCAAGTTCTCGTCGAGCGTCCCGATGATACTCGCGAGAGTCGGGCACTCCATGGTCTGACGAGAGCTCTTGTGAACAACATGGTTGTGGGCGTCGATAAGCCCTGGGAAAAGAAACTGGAGATTCAGGGTGTGGGTTACCAGGCTGCACTGGCTGGAAAGACTCTGACACTTCAGGTCGGTTTTGCCAATGCGATCAAGTTGGATGTTCCTACGGGGGTGTCTTGCGTTCTGGCTGATCCCACTCATATTACTGTGAGTGGTGCTGATCGGCAGGCCGTAGGGCAGTTTGCAGCTAATATTCGACGAGTCAGGCCACCTGAGCCTTACAAAGGTAAAGGCGTTCGATACTCCGACGAGCGAGTTCGCCGCAAGAGCGGCAAGGCCATGAGTTAG
- the rplR gene encoding 50S ribosomal protein L18 — translation MKLIKRAAKQKERRGFRVQNRVRSSGRLRLTVFRSNKHIYAQIVDDVAGQTLVSASTVEKSVLPEGHGSDCAAAAAVGKALASRAKEKGIVEIAFDRGSYRYHGRLAALADAAREAGLSF, via the coding sequence ATGAAGCTGATCAAGAGAGCTGCCAAGCAAAAGGAGCGACGTGGATTCCGCGTGCAGAATCGTGTGCGGTCTTCAGGGCGTCTCCGGTTGACGGTTTTTCGCAGCAACAAACATATTTACGCTCAGATCGTAGACGATGTGGCAGGCCAGACGCTTGTCTCTGCTTCGACAGTGGAGAAGTCAGTTCTGCCTGAGGGGCATGGCAGCGACTGCGCTGCTGCGGCCGCCGTGGGAAAGGCTCTCGCGTCACGTGCTAAGGAAAAAGGCATTGTTGAGATTGCCTTCGACCGCGGCAGCTATCGTTACCATGGTCGTCTGGCGGCATTGGCAGATGCGGCACGTGAAGCTGGACTCTCCTTTTAG
- the rpsE gene encoding 30S ribosomal protein S5, giving the protein MSSENQNSSPERVVQIRRCSCVVKGGRRFSFTALVVVGDGNGRIGYGYGKAVEVPLAVEKAVKQANKRMVRVPLVDGTIPHQVIGNYGTSQVMFMPANPGTGIIAGSSLRAIAESLGMRDILTKVRGSSNPLNAVKAAFAALEKLRTREDVARLRGVKI; this is encoded by the coding sequence GTGAGCTCGGAAAATCAGAATTCATCTCCAGAGCGAGTTGTCCAGATTCGTCGCTGCTCTTGCGTGGTTAAGGGTGGACGGCGTTTCAGCTTCACCGCACTCGTCGTTGTGGGCGATGGGAATGGTCGTATCGGTTACGGTTACGGTAAAGCCGTTGAAGTTCCTCTGGCAGTTGAAAAGGCTGTCAAGCAGGCCAACAAGCGTATGGTGCGAGTCCCTCTGGTTGATGGAACAATTCCTCACCAGGTGATTGGCAACTATGGAACAAGTCAGGTGATGTTCATGCCGGCCAACCCTGGTACCGGGATCATTGCTGGTTCGAGTTTGCGGGCGATTGCTGAGTCACTGGGTATGAGAGATATTCTGACGAAGGTCAGGGGCTCAAGTAATCCGCTGAATGCCGTCAAGGCCGCCTTCGCTGCTCTTGAGAAATTGCGGACGCGAGAAGATGTCGCTCGTCTGCGGGGAGTGAAGATTTAA
- the rplO gene encoding 50S ribosomal protein L15, which yields MMLHDVNIGINGHKTRKRVGRGPGSGHGKTSGRGHKGAGSRSGTKRRLGFEGGQKPLMRRIAKRGFSNNFFALKIAEVNLSAIEKAFEVGEVVTPEQLSVRGLAKGRFDQVKILGDGDLTKSLSVTAHRFSASAEEKILAAGGSTVKLV from the coding sequence ATGATGCTTCATGATGTGAACATCGGAATCAATGGCCACAAGACACGCAAGCGTGTCGGCCGAGGCCCTGGCTCGGGACATGGCAAGACCTCTGGTCGTGGCCATAAAGGTGCTGGCAGCCGCAGTGGAACCAAGCGTCGTCTGGGGTTCGAAGGTGGCCAGAAGCCATTGATGCGTCGAATCGCCAAGCGGGGCTTCAGCAATAATTTCTTCGCTCTGAAGATTGCGGAAGTGAATCTCTCTGCGATTGAGAAGGCTTTTGAAGTGGGTGAAGTCGTCACTCCCGAACAGCTTTCAGTTCGCGGATTGGCTAAGGGCCGCTTCGATCAAGTCAAGATTCTTGGCGATGGTGATCTGACAAAATCGCTATCAGTGACTGCACATCGGTTTTCTGCCTCAGCTGAGGAAAAGATTTTGGCTGCAGGTGGATCGACAGTTAAGTTGGTTTAG